From the genome of Marixanthomonas ophiurae, one region includes:
- a CDS encoding AI-2E family transporter, translated as MKSISPQIIRQVFVLLLILLMGSLIFKEMAPYLSGVLGAVTIYVLLRGWMKKLVQKKGWNSNLAAGLLMLLSFIGILLPVSGIVLMLGNKIGNAVQNSEEVIRAFKEQLGEWETRLGYDLTSQIDASAISSWISTQLQSFAGGTFNMFIAIGLMYFMLYYMLTNRKELKESLFDYIPIGDKNLKTIGDEANAMVRANAIGIPLVALAQGIVALIGFLIFGVEDPLFWFVITTIGSMIPFIGTLIGILPVFILSLSTGDTFQAWGILLYGFIIVGSTDNIFRMYALKKLDNVHPLITFIGVVVGVPLFGFIGLIFGPLLISLFLIILRIYRKEYAKTHDEKL; from the coding sequence ATGAAATCAATCTCTCCACAAATAATTAGACAAGTATTTGTCTTATTACTTATTTTACTAATGGGTAGCCTTATTTTTAAGGAAATGGCACCCTACCTTTCTGGTGTTTTAGGCGCTGTTACTATTTATGTTTTGTTGCGCGGCTGGATGAAAAAACTGGTCCAAAAAAAAGGTTGGAATTCCAATCTTGCAGCAGGTTTATTAATGTTACTTTCCTTTATTGGAATTTTACTACCGGTTTCGGGCATTGTTTTAATGTTGGGAAATAAAATAGGTAATGCAGTTCAAAATTCTGAAGAGGTTATTAGAGCCTTTAAAGAACAGTTAGGTGAATGGGAAACCCGACTTGGTTATGACCTTACTTCCCAAATAGATGCTTCTGCCATTTCATCTTGGATTTCAACCCAACTACAAAGTTTTGCTGGTGGTACGTTCAACATGTTTATTGCAATTGGACTGATGTATTTTATGTTGTATTACATGCTTACCAACCGGAAAGAGTTGAAAGAGTCTTTATTTGATTACATACCAATTGGAGACAAAAACTTAAAAACCATAGGAGACGAGGCCAATGCTATGGTTCGCGCTAATGCTATTGGCATTCCCTTAGTAGCACTTGCACAAGGTATTGTAGCCCTTATTGGATTTTTAATATTTGGTGTTGAAGATCCTTTATTTTGGTTTGTAATTACAACAATTGGCTCCATGATCCCATTTATAGGAACCCTAATTGGTATTCTTCCTGTGTTTATTCTATCATTGTCGACAGGAGATACCTTTCAAGCTTGGGGCATTTTATTATACGGTTTTATCATTGTTGGCTCTACCGATAATATTTTCAGAATGTATGCCCTTAAAAAACTAGATAACGTACACCCATTAATAACCTTTATAGGTGTCGTTGTAGGCGTTCCATTATTTGGTTTTATTGGATTGATTTTTGGCCCCCTGCTTATTAGCTTGTTTTTAATTATACTCCGTATTTATCGAAAAGAATACGCTAAAACACACGATGAGAAACTATAG
- a CDS encoding DUF2911 domain-containing protein, producing the protein MKSFLTILFFVAITAFSTDTVQSQTFPKMDTSPMDLAMARPDRNTPPIARVIYSRPQKNGREIFGELVPYGKVWRTGANEATELTIYEPLKVNETVLQPGTYTLYTIPEEDMWTVIINKNANVWGTVYKKENDIVRLETPARNAAAPAESLSMVFRPENNGATLMIGWDKTYVEVPFEKVK; encoded by the coding sequence ATGAAGTCATTTCTTACTATACTATTTTTTGTAGCTATCACTGCTTTTAGCACCGATACTGTGCAGTCACAAACTTTCCCTAAGATGGATACAAGCCCTATGGATTTAGCAATGGCCCGTCCTGATAGAAACACACCTCCTATCGCCCGTGTTATTTACAGCCGACCACAAAAAAATGGGCGCGAAATTTTTGGGGAATTAGTTCCTTATGGAAAAGTATGGCGTACTGGAGCAAATGAAGCTACTGAATTGACTATATACGAACCTTTAAAGGTTAATGAAACAGTATTGCAGCCTGGAACGTATACGTTATATACCATTCCTGAAGAAGACATGTGGACCGTAATCATTAATAAAAACGCTAATGTTTGGGGTACTGTTTACAAAAAGGAAAACGACATTGTTAGACTAGAAACTCCAGCACGAAACGCCGCTGCTCCTGCAGAATCGCTTTCTATGGTTTTTAGACCTGAAAACAACGGTGCAACCCTAATGATTGGATGGGACAAAACGTATGTAGAGGTACCTTTTGAAAAAGTAAAGTAA
- a CDS encoding putative quinol monooxygenase, with protein MKKLGLLATLKAKSGKEDEVAQFIKGAIDLARQEDKTLTWYSFKIDDSTFGIFDTFENETGRDAHLNGDIAKALMENADRLLSEDPDIKKIDILSAK; from the coding sequence ATGAAAAAGTTAGGTTTATTGGCTACACTAAAAGCCAAATCTGGTAAAGAGGATGAAGTAGCTCAATTTATAAAAGGAGCTATTGACCTTGCTCGTCAAGAAGATAAAACGCTCACTTGGTATAGTTTTAAAATTGACGATTCCACCTTCGGAATTTTCGATACGTTTGAAAATGAAACCGGTCGCGATGCCCATTTAAATGGAGATATTGCCAAAGCATTGATGGAAAACGCAGACCGTTTACTTAGTGAAGATCCAGATATTAAAAAAATTGATATCCTTTCTGCAAAATAA
- a CDS encoding VOC family protein, whose translation MSIQPFHLAIPVHNLNECRIFYRDVLGFTEGRSSEHWVDFDFFGHQLVIHYKEKTKTDSSSNPVDGKDVPVPHFGVVLDMKTFKAFSSLLKSKNITFIIEPYIRFKGKAGEQATMFFKDPSGNALEFKAFKDMNQLFST comes from the coding sequence ATGAGCATACAACCCTTTCATTTAGCAATTCCCGTACACAACCTTAATGAATGTCGAATTTTCTACCGCGATGTGTTAGGCTTTACTGAAGGCCGAAGCAGTGAACATTGGGTAGACTTTGACTTTTTTGGGCATCAATTGGTCATTCATTATAAAGAAAAGACTAAAACAGATTCATCATCAAACCCCGTAGACGGTAAAGATGTTCCTGTTCCTCATTTCGGTGTAGTTTTAGACATGAAAACCTTTAAAGCTTTTTCTTCGCTGTTAAAAAGTAAAAATATTACCTTTATCATTGAGCCGTATATTCGGTTTAAAGGAAAAGCCGGGGAGCAAGCCACGATGTTTTTTAAAGACCCATCTGGCAATGCCCTCGAATTTAAAGCCTTTAAAGATATGAACCAACTTTTCTCCACCTAA
- the ffh gene encoding signal recognition particle protein, which translates to MFDNLSDKLDKAMHVLKGHGQITEVNVAETLKEVRRALLDADVNFKTAKEFTNTVKEKALGQNVLTSLQPGQLMVKLVKDELTKLMGGDTAGIDLSGSPSVILMSGLQGSGKTTFSGKLANYLKTKKTKKPLLVACDVYRPAAINQLHVVGEQIKVEVYSEEGNKNPVQIAQNAIAHAKQNGNNAVIIDTAGRLAIDEAMMTEIADIHKAIQPNETLFVVDAMTGQDAVNTAKTFNERLNFDGVVLTKLDGDTRGGAAISIKSVVNKPIKFIGTGEKMDAIDVFHPARMADRILGMGDVVSLVERAQEQFDEDESRKLQKKIAKNQFGFDDFIKQIQQVKKMGSMKDLVGMIPGAGKALKGVDIDDDAFNGIEAIIHSMTPEERSTPSVINGSRKKRIAKGSGTSVQEVNQLMKQFNQMSKMMKMMQGGGGKKMMQMMNNMR; encoded by the coding sequence ATGTTCGATAATTTAAGTGATAAGTTAGATAAAGCGATGCACGTCCTAAAGGGACACGGCCAAATTACAGAAGTAAACGTAGCCGAAACCCTTAAAGAAGTACGCCGCGCCTTGCTCGATGCCGATGTTAACTTTAAAACTGCCAAAGAATTTACTAATACTGTTAAAGAAAAAGCCCTTGGGCAGAATGTATTGACCTCCCTACAGCCGGGACAGTTAATGGTGAAGCTGGTAAAAGATGAACTGACCAAATTAATGGGCGGCGACACAGCAGGGATCGATTTAAGCGGTTCGCCAAGTGTTATTTTAATGTCCGGTTTACAGGGTAGTGGTAAAACCACGTTCTCGGGAAAATTAGCTAATTACTTAAAAACAAAAAAGACCAAAAAACCTTTATTAGTAGCTTGTGATGTGTACCGCCCTGCGGCCATCAATCAGTTGCACGTAGTAGGAGAGCAGATAAAGGTTGAAGTTTATAGCGAAGAAGGAAATAAAAACCCAGTGCAAATTGCTCAAAACGCTATTGCACACGCTAAACAAAATGGGAACAACGCTGTTATTATAGATACCGCTGGTCGTTTAGCGATCGACGAAGCGATGATGACCGAAATAGCCGACATCCATAAGGCTATTCAACCCAATGAAACCTTGTTTGTAGTAGATGCTATGACGGGGCAAGATGCTGTAAACACGGCAAAAACCTTTAACGAACGCCTTAATTTTGATGGAGTTGTATTAACCAAGTTAGATGGTGATACACGTGGTGGTGCCGCAATATCGATTAAAAGCGTAGTGAATAAGCCGATTAAATTTATCGGTACTGGTGAGAAGATGGATGCGATCGATGTGTTTCACCCAGCACGTATGGCTGACCGTATTTTAGGTATGGGAGATGTGGTGTCGCTTGTGGAGCGAGCACAAGAACAGTTTGATGAGGATGAGTCTCGTAAACTTCAAAAGAAAATTGCAAAAAATCAATTTGGTTTTGATGATTTTATTAAGCAAATACAGCAAGTAAAGAAAATGGGTAGTATGAAGGATCTAGTAGGAATGATACCTGGAGCCGGAAAAGCCCTAAAAGGAGTAGATATAGATGATGATGCTTTTAACGGAATTGAAGCTATCATTCATTCAATGACACCTGAAGAAAGAAGTACACCATCAGTAATAAATGGAAGCCGTAAAAAGCGTATTGCTAAAGGTAGCGGAACGTCGGTGCAAGAAGTAAATCAGTTGATGAAGCAATTTAATCAAATGAGTAAAATGATGAAAATGATGCAAGGCGGCGGCGGTAAAAAAATGATGCAGATGATGAATAATATGCGGTAG
- a CDS encoding 7-carboxy-7-deazaguanine synthase QueE, with amino-acid sequence MQKETQELVNKGEMLPLMEEFYTIQGEGFHKGTAAYFIRIGGCDVGCHWCDVKESWNADIHPPTEINQIVDNADKYSKTIVITGGEPLTWDMGPLTKKLKDKGMQVHIETSGAYKLTGIWDWICLSPKKIKLPTPEIYEKAHELKVIIYNKNDFKFAEEQAEKVNNNCILYLQPEWSKRDKMMSQIVDYVMQNPKWKVSLQTHKYLNIP; translated from the coding sequence ATGCAGAAAGAGACACAAGAATTGGTTAATAAAGGGGAAATGCTTCCGCTCATGGAAGAATTTTACACCATACAAGGAGAGGGTTTTCATAAAGGTACAGCTGCTTACTTTATACGAATAGGGGGTTGCGACGTAGGGTGCCATTGGTGCGATGTTAAAGAAAGCTGGAATGCCGATATACATCCGCCTACTGAAATTAATCAAATAGTTGACAACGCAGATAAATACAGTAAAACAATTGTAATTACAGGTGGTGAACCGCTTACTTGGGATATGGGGCCTTTAACTAAGAAATTAAAGGATAAAGGCATGCAAGTTCATATTGAAACTTCTGGGGCATATAAGCTTACAGGAATTTGGGATTGGATTTGCCTTTCACCAAAAAAAATAAAACTGCCAACTCCGGAAATATACGAAAAGGCACACGAACTAAAAGTGATTATCTACAACAAAAATGACTTTAAGTTTGCTGAAGAGCAAGCCGAGAAAGTAAACAATAACTGTATTCTATACTTACAACCCGAATGGAGTAAACGGGATAAAATGATGTCACAAATTGTTGACTATGTCATGCAAAACCCCAAATGGAAAGTATCTTTACAGACCCATAAGTACCTAAATATTCCGTAA
- a CDS encoding helicase HerA-like domain-containing protein: protein MADKKAFFDHIEKGYTTKGESITLGAAMLGGETLTNALVKIPLKTMNRHGLIAGATGTGKTKSLQVLAENLSEKGVPVLLMDMKGDLSGIAEPSPGHAKIDERHEKIGIPFTAKKFPVEIMTLSEQNGVRLRATVSEFGPVLLSRILDVSETQAGIISVIFKYCDDNKLPLLDLKDFKKILQYATNEGKEEFSEEYGRISSASTGAILRRIVALEQQGGDLFFGEKSFDTDDLLRIDKNGMGYINIVRLTDIQDRPKLFSTFMLSLLAEIYTTFPEQGDSGRPELVIFIDEAHLLFKEASDALLDQIESIVKLIRSKGVGLYFVTQNPTDVPDAVLSQLGLKVQHALRAFTAKDRKAIKLTAENYPISEYYKTDEVLTKLGIGEALVSALNEKGIPTPLAATMMRAPMSRMDILEDQELKELLGESKLIKKYNETVDRESAYELLNDKIDIAEKEDAKEKAEKEKAKVKRSSSRSSSRSSRQNPIVKVLSSPTVIRSVLGILGKLLK from the coding sequence ATGGCAGACAAAAAGGCTTTTTTTGACCATATTGAAAAAGGATACACCACCAAAGGTGAATCCATTACATTAGGTGCTGCTATGCTGGGAGGCGAAACCCTCACCAATGCGTTGGTTAAAATCCCACTAAAGACCATGAACCGTCACGGCCTTATTGCCGGTGCCACAGGAACTGGGAAAACGAAATCATTACAAGTTTTAGCGGAAAACCTTTCAGAAAAAGGAGTTCCAGTTTTGTTAATGGACATGAAAGGTGATCTTAGCGGAATCGCCGAACCAAGTCCTGGTCATGCCAAGATTGACGAACGCCATGAAAAGATTGGCATTCCCTTTACCGCAAAGAAATTTCCGGTTGAAATTATGACGCTTTCGGAACAAAACGGTGTTCGCCTTCGAGCCACTGTAAGTGAGTTTGGCCCTGTGCTGTTATCGCGTATTTTGGACGTAAGTGAAACCCAAGCGGGAATTATTTCAGTAATATTTAAATACTGTGATGACAATAAGCTTCCCCTCTTAGATTTAAAAGATTTCAAAAAAATATTACAATACGCTACAAACGAAGGAAAAGAAGAGTTTTCTGAAGAATATGGCCGTATTTCCTCTGCTTCAACAGGTGCTATTTTACGTCGTATCGTAGCATTAGAACAACAAGGTGGTGACTTATTTTTTGGCGAAAAATCATTTGATACCGATGATTTACTGCGAATAGATAAAAATGGAATGGGCTATATTAATATTGTACGCCTTACCGATATTCAAGATCGCCCCAAGCTCTTTTCAACCTTTATGTTGAGTTTGCTAGCCGAAATATACACCACATTCCCTGAACAAGGTGATAGCGGCAGACCAGAATTAGTAATCTTTATAGATGAAGCACATTTACTATTTAAAGAGGCGAGTGATGCTTTGTTGGACCAAATTGAAAGTATTGTAAAGCTGATTCGCTCAAAAGGGGTAGGACTGTATTTTGTAACTCAAAATCCAACCGATGTTCCCGATGCTGTTTTAAGTCAATTAGGCTTAAAAGTACAACACGCATTGCGAGCCTTTACAGCAAAAGACCGAAAAGCCATTAAATTGACTGCTGAAAACTATCCTATTTCAGAATATTATAAAACTGACGAAGTATTGACCAAGTTGGGAATTGGAGAAGCTTTGGTTTCTGCCTTAAATGAAAAAGGAATCCCAACCCCTTTGGCTGCTACCATGATGCGTGCTCCAATGAGTCGAATGGATATTCTGGAAGACCAAGAGTTAAAAGAATTATTAGGAGAGTCAAAACTCATTAAAAAGTATAACGAAACCGTAGATCGTGAAAGCGCCTACGAATTATTAAACGATAAAATTGACATCGCTGAAAAAGAAGATGCTAAAGAAAAGGCAGAAAAAGAAAAGGCTAAAGTAAAACGCTCCAGCAGTCGTTCTTCTTCGCGAAGCAGCCGGCAAAACCCCATTGTTAAAGTATTGAGCAGTCCAACTGTAATACGGAGCGTATTGGGTATATTGGGAAAATTATTAAAATAA
- a CDS encoding bifunctional 5,10-methylenetetrahydrofolate dehydrogenase/5,10-methenyltetrahydrofolate cyclohydrolase: protein MTILDGKKISNDIKAEIKAEVDEMKAKNEKVPHLAAIIVGNDGASMTYVNTKVKACEKVGFESTLVRMSSTTSEVELMDKIEKLNKEDSIDGFIVQLPLPPQIDTQKVLLAVNPDKDVDGFHPTNFGKMSLDMTSFIPATPFGILELLERYDIPTKGKHTVVVGRSHIVGRPMSILMGRSGFPGNSTVTLTHEYTKNITQIISQADIVIIAVGIPDFLKAEMIKDDAVVIDVGITRVPDETAKKGYVLKGDVDFENASKKASYITPVPGGVGPMTIAMLLKNTLLAREQRRERK, encoded by the coding sequence ATGACAATTCTAGACGGTAAAAAAATATCGAATGATATTAAGGCTGAAATAAAAGCCGAAGTAGACGAAATGAAAGCTAAAAATGAGAAAGTGCCTCATTTAGCCGCTATTATTGTTGGGAACGACGGTGCTAGTATGACCTACGTAAACACCAAAGTAAAAGCTTGTGAAAAAGTAGGTTTTGAATCTACCCTAGTTAGAATGTCTAGCACCACTAGCGAAGTGGAGTTAATGGACAAAATTGAAAAATTGAATAAAGAAGATTCTATCGATGGGTTTATTGTTCAGTTACCCTTACCACCGCAAATTGATACACAAAAAGTGCTGTTGGCGGTAAATCCAGATAAAGACGTAGATGGATTTCACCCGACTAATTTCGGAAAAATGTCGCTGGATATGACTTCATTCATCCCGGCAACTCCTTTCGGTATATTAGAATTATTAGAGCGGTACGACATCCCTACTAAAGGAAAACATACCGTTGTTGTTGGCAGAAGCCACATTGTTGGGAGACCCATGAGTATTTTAATGGGGAGAAGTGGTTTTCCTGGGAACTCCACAGTAACACTAACTCATGAGTACACTAAAAACATTACTCAAATTATCTCACAAGCAGATATTGTTATTATTGCAGTAGGCATTCCAGATTTTCTAAAAGCAGAAATGATTAAAGATGATGCCGTGGTAATCGATGTAGGTATTACCCGCGTTCCAGATGAAACTGCTAAAAAAGGCTACGTGCTTAAAGGTGATGTAGATTTTGAGAATGCTAGTAAAAAGGCATCTTATATTACACCGGTTCCAGGAGGTGTTGGTCCTATGACTATTGCTATGCTATTAAAAAACACGTTGCTTGCTAGAGAACAGCGTAGAGAAAGAAAGTAG
- the gyrB gene encoding DNA topoisomerase (ATP-hydrolyzing) subunit B, with the protein MKDEKDIKVYGADSIQALEGMEHVRMRPSMYIGDVGVRGLHHLVYEVVDNSIDEAMGGYCDTIDVWINEDNSVTVNDNGRGIPVDMHKKEGVSALEVVMTKIGAGGKFDKDSYKVSGGLHGVGVSVVNALSENLKATVYRDGKIWEQEYERGKTMYPVKSTGETDKRGTVVTFKPDSEIFKQTRHFNYDTLASRMRELAFLNKGLTISITDKRETDDDGDFITETFHSEEGLKEFIRFLDETREPIINDVISMEGEKNDIPVEVAMIYNTSFNENLHSYVNNINTHEGGTHLTGFRRGLTTTLKKYADASGMLDKLKFEILGDDFREGLTAIVSVKVAEPQFEGQTKTKLGNREVSSAVSQAVSEMLENYLEENPNDAKTIVQKVILAANARHAARKAREMVQRKTVMGGAGLPGKLSDCSEQDPEKCEVFLVEGDSAGGTAKQGRDRNFQAILPLRGKILNVEKAMQHKVFENEEIRNIFTALGVTIGTEEDSKALNLSKLRYHKIVIMCDADVDGSHIATLILTFFFRYMKDLIEAGHVYIATPPLYLLKKGKKSEYAWSEEARAEINASFGGGASIQRYKGLGEMNAEQLWDTTMNPEFRILRQVTIDNGTEADRIFSMLMGDEVPPRREFIEKNAKYANIDV; encoded by the coding sequence ATGAAGGACGAAAAAGACATTAAAGTATATGGTGCCGATAGTATTCAGGCATTAGAAGGAATGGAACATGTGCGCATGCGACCATCAATGTATATTGGTGATGTAGGCGTACGCGGATTGCATCATTTGGTGTATGAAGTGGTAGATAATTCCATTGATGAAGCGATGGGAGGCTATTGCGATACCATAGACGTTTGGATTAATGAAGACAACTCGGTGACCGTAAATGATAACGGTAGGGGTATTCCGGTAGATATGCACAAAAAAGAAGGGGTTTCTGCTCTTGAGGTGGTTATGACCAAAATTGGTGCCGGGGGTAAGTTTGATAAAGATTCTTATAAAGTTTCTGGTGGTTTGCATGGGGTTGGTGTTTCGGTTGTAAATGCCTTGTCTGAAAACCTAAAAGCTACGGTTTATCGTGACGGTAAAATATGGGAACAAGAATACGAGCGTGGTAAAACCATGTACCCTGTAAAATCCACTGGCGAAACAGATAAGAGGGGTACGGTTGTAACTTTTAAACCTGATTCTGAAATATTCAAACAAACGCGTCATTTTAACTACGATACTTTAGCGAGTAGAATGCGTGAATTAGCTTTTCTTAATAAAGGGCTTACCATTAGCATCACTGATAAACGTGAAACAGATGATGACGGTGATTTTATTACAGAAACCTTCCACAGTGAAGAAGGTTTAAAGGAGTTTATCCGTTTCTTAGATGAAACACGCGAACCAATTATTAATGATGTTATTTCTATGGAAGGGGAGAAAAATGATATCCCTGTAGAAGTAGCGATGATTTATAACACTTCTTTTAACGAAAATCTACATTCATACGTAAATAATATCAATACTCACGAAGGGGGAACACATTTAACTGGTTTCCGTCGTGGATTAACAACTACTTTAAAAAAGTACGCCGATGCTTCTGGAATGCTAGACAAACTGAAGTTTGAAATTTTGGGTGATGATTTTCGTGAAGGACTAACAGCTATTGTTTCGGTAAAAGTAGCGGAGCCTCAATTTGAAGGACAAACCAAAACCAAATTAGGAAACCGTGAAGTATCTTCGGCTGTAAGCCAAGCTGTTTCCGAAATGCTTGAAAATTACTTAGAAGAAAATCCGAACGATGCCAAAACCATTGTTCAAAAAGTGATTCTTGCAGCAAATGCTCGCCACGCAGCCCGTAAGGCTCGTGAAATGGTGCAACGTAAAACCGTAATGGGTGGCGCTGGTTTACCTGGTAAACTATCTGATTGTTCAGAACAAGATCCTGAAAAGTGTGAAGTATTTCTAGTAGAGGGTGACTCTGCAGGGGGAACAGCAAAACAAGGGCGAGACCGTAATTTTCAAGCTATTTTACCATTGCGGGGTAAAATTTTGAATGTGGAAAAAGCCATGCAGCACAAGGTTTTTGAAAACGAAGAAATTAGGAACATCTTTACCGCATTAGGAGTAACCATAGGAACTGAAGAAGACAGTAAAGCACTAAACCTTTCAAAACTTCGCTATCATAAAATTGTAATTATGTGTGATGCCGATGTAGATGGTAGTCACATTGCAACGTTGATTTTAACGTTCTTCTTCCGATATATGAAAGATTTAATTGAAGCGGGACACGTGTACATTGCAACTCCTCCTTTGTATTTATTGAAAAAAGGAAAGAAAAGCGAATATGCTTGGTCTGAAGAAGCCCGTGCTGAAATCAACGCCAGCTTTGGTGGTGGAGCCAGTATCCAACGATATAAGGGTCTAGGTGAAATGAACGCCGAACAATTATGGGATACGACTATGAATCCTGAGTTTAGAATTTTAAGGCAGGTAACCATTGATAATGGTACCGAAGCAGACCGTATTTTCTCTATGCTTATGGGTGATGAAGTACCGCCAAGACGGGAATTTATAGAGAAAAACGCGAAATATGCGAATATTGACGTATAA
- a CDS encoding Rho termination factor N-terminal domain-containing protein, whose protein sequence is MPNPRIKNEDQYEALRDKGYSKEKAARIANTPNSGQKGGKAQPYEEWTKDELYDQAKNVGIDGRSKMNKNQLINALRNN, encoded by the coding sequence ATGCCAAACCCAAGAATAAAAAACGAAGATCAGTACGAAGCTCTTCGAGACAAAGGGTACAGTAAAGAAAAAGCAGCTCGTATTGCCAATACACCTAATTCAGGCCAAAAAGGAGGCAAAGCACAACCCTACGAAGAATGGACAAAAGATGAATTGTACGATCAGGCAAAAAATGTAGGTATCGACGGTCGTTCTAAAATGAATAAAAACCAATTAATAAATGCATTACGAAATAACTAA
- a CDS encoding YkvA family protein — protein sequence MLFGKKKDKVHFNPGNRDDGSHEQEIDKDYVEEEVNKIEEDDVEVVLNNEENIDKKFSGNNTLSKYVELGRIMISMLKDVKNGNYKNIPWFTIATIVMALLYVLNPMDIVPDFIPGLGYIDDVAVLTMGVGWIESDLHRYLDWRMENDMGI from the coding sequence ATGCTATTTGGTAAAAAGAAAGATAAAGTACACTTCAACCCCGGAAATAGAGATGATGGGAGCCACGAGCAAGAAATTGATAAGGATTATGTTGAGGAAGAAGTTAATAAAATTGAAGAAGACGATGTAGAAGTTGTCTTGAACAACGAAGAGAATATTGATAAGAAGTTCAGCGGAAACAACACCCTGTCAAAATATGTAGAGCTGGGCAGAATTATGATTAGCATGCTGAAAGACGTAAAAAACGGAAATTACAAAAACATCCCTTGGTTTACCATTGCCACTATTGTAATGGCACTACTATATGTGTTAAATCCAATGGATATCGTTCCCGACTTTATACCGGGCCTAGGCTATATTGATGATGTTGCCGTATTAACGATGGGCGTGGGCTGGATAGAAAGTGATTTGCATCGCTACCTAGATTGGCGTATGGAAAATGATATGGGAATTTAA
- a CDS encoding thiol-disulfide oxidoreductase DCC family protein, whose amino-acid sequence MFRKFSTTNYPPTSKPVLVWDGECGFCKYWVTRWKSMTNDKIDYITYQEIASQFQDIPIKEFKKASRLIETDGKVYSGPNSAYRSYTYTNKSLPWHKWYTNYNWFTQLSDHGYNFIAKHRSFFFNLTKLFFGSNPKQLKWYWLLYLLLLLAVFYKLFGFL is encoded by the coding sequence ATGTTCCGCAAGTTTTCAACAACTAACTATCCACCAACAAGTAAACCTGTATTGGTCTGGGATGGCGAATGTGGTTTCTGCAAGTATTGGGTAACACGTTGGAAGAGTATGACCAATGATAAAATTGACTATATAACCTATCAAGAAATAGCTTCGCAGTTTCAAGATATTCCTATAAAAGAATTTAAAAAAGCGTCTCGCCTTATCGAAACAGACGGAAAGGTTTACAGTGGGCCAAATTCGGCTTATCGAAGTTATACTTACACAAACAAAAGTCTTCCGTGGCATAAATGGTATACCAATTACAATTGGTTTACACAGCTAAGTGACCACGGCTACAATTTTATAGCAAAACACCGATCATTCTTTTTTAACCTGACTAAACTGTTCTTCGGAAGCAATCCTAAACAGTTAAAATGGTATTGGCTACTCTACCTACTATTACTTTTGGCAGTTTTTTATAAACTCTTTGGCTTTTTATAA